A single region of the Sciurus carolinensis chromosome 16, mSciCar1.2, whole genome shotgun sequence genome encodes:
- the LOC124966453 gene encoding insulin growth factor-like family member 4 isoform X1 — MVVLLLSLPLLCSLTRTMLLRIIVSVFTVGLLRLDSEGFTDTGPWLCQPAPRCGDQTYDPLEQCCDNDTILPLNATRLCVPNCIFYPCFQHCCLESQGSQNQAVVTFKVPGMKPDCRSSPISRICAQEHHPTSPQPDLTSSRPPRRAESDPRLRTEDVNNPERVMEEHQQGISKSPPSSQRTRTREV, encoded by the exons ATGGTTGTGCtgctgctctccctccctctgctctgcagcCTAACCAGAACCATGCTGCTCAGAATCATTG TTTCTGTCTTCACTGTTGGACTCCTGAGGTTGGACTCAGAAGGATTCACAG ATACTGGCCCATGGCTGTGCCAGCCAGCGCCCAGGTGTGGGGACCAGACCTATGACCCCTTGGAGCAGTGCTGTGACAATGACACCATCCTGCCCCTGAATGCAACCCGGCTGTGTGTCCCCAACTGCATCTTCTATCCCTGCTTCCAGCACTGCTGCCTGGAGTCCCAGGGTTCTCAGAATCAGGCAGTGGTGACATTCAAGGTCCCAGGCATGAAGCCCGACTGCAGGTCCTCCCCCATCTCCAGGATTTGTGCCCAG GAACACCACCCAACCAGCCCTCAGCCAGATCTGACTTCATCTAGACCACCCAGGAGAGCAGAATCTG ATCCAAGACTCAGAACTGAAGATGTCAACAACCCAGAAAGAGTAATGGAAGAACACCAACAAGGCATATCCAAAAGTCCTCCCTCTAGCCAAAGGACCAGGACAAGGGAAGTCTAA
- the LOC124966453 gene encoding insulin growth factor-like family member 4 isoform X3 — MVVLLLSLPLLCSLTRTMLLRIIVSVFTVGLLRLDSEGFTDTGPWLCQPAPRCGDQTYDPLEQCCDNDTILPLNATRLCVPNCIFYPCFQHCCLESQGSQNQAVVTFKVPGMKPDCRSSPISRICAQIQDSELKMSTTQKE; from the exons ATGGTTGTGCtgctgctctccctccctctgctctgcagcCTAACCAGAACCATGCTGCTCAGAATCATTG TTTCTGTCTTCACTGTTGGACTCCTGAGGTTGGACTCAGAAGGATTCACAG ATACTGGCCCATGGCTGTGCCAGCCAGCGCCCAGGTGTGGGGACCAGACCTATGACCCCTTGGAGCAGTGCTGTGACAATGACACCATCCTGCCCCTGAATGCAACCCGGCTGTGTGTCCCCAACTGCATCTTCTATCCCTGCTTCCAGCACTGCTGCCTGGAGTCCCAGGGTTCTCAGAATCAGGCAGTGGTGACATTCAAGGTCCCAGGCATGAAGCCCGACTGCAGGTCCTCCCCCATCTCCAGGATTTGTGCCCAG ATCCAAGACTCAGAACTGAAGATGTCAACAACCCAGAAAGAGTAA
- the LOC124966453 gene encoding insulin growth factor-like family member 4 isoform X2, whose amino-acid sequence MVVLLLSLPLLCSLTRTMLLRIIVSVFTVGLLRLDSEGFTDTGPWLCQPAPRCGDQTYDPLEQCCDNDTILPLNATRLCVPNCIFYPCFQHCCLESQGSQNQAVVTFKVPGMKPDCRSSPISRICAQEHHPTSPQPDLTSSRPPRRAESGKSKSPDYYKTKMRLCMVK is encoded by the exons ATGGTTGTGCtgctgctctccctccctctgctctgcagcCTAACCAGAACCATGCTGCTCAGAATCATTG TTTCTGTCTTCACTGTTGGACTCCTGAGGTTGGACTCAGAAGGATTCACAG ATACTGGCCCATGGCTGTGCCAGCCAGCGCCCAGGTGTGGGGACCAGACCTATGACCCCTTGGAGCAGTGCTGTGACAATGACACCATCCTGCCCCTGAATGCAACCCGGCTGTGTGTCCCCAACTGCATCTTCTATCCCTGCTTCCAGCACTGCTGCCTGGAGTCCCAGGGTTCTCAGAATCAGGCAGTGGTGACATTCAAGGTCCCAGGCATGAAGCCCGACTGCAGGTCCTCCCCCATCTCCAGGATTTGTGCCCAG GAACACCACCCAACCAGCCCTCAGCCAGATCTGACTTCATCTAGACCACCCAGGAGAGCAGAATCTG GTAAATCTAAAAGCCCTGACTATTATAAAACAAAGATGAGACTGTGCATGGTGAAGTAA
- the LOC124966453 gene encoding insulin growth factor-like family member 4 isoform X4: MVVLLLSLPLLCSLTRTMLLRIIVSVFTVGLLRLDSEGFTDTGPWLCQPAPRCGDQTYDPLEQCCDNDTILPLNATRLCVPNCIFYPCFQHCCLESQGSQNQAVVTFKVPGMKPDCRSSPISRICAQVNLKALTIIKQR; encoded by the exons ATGGTTGTGCtgctgctctccctccctctgctctgcagcCTAACCAGAACCATGCTGCTCAGAATCATTG TTTCTGTCTTCACTGTTGGACTCCTGAGGTTGGACTCAGAAGGATTCACAG ATACTGGCCCATGGCTGTGCCAGCCAGCGCCCAGGTGTGGGGACCAGACCTATGACCCCTTGGAGCAGTGCTGTGACAATGACACCATCCTGCCCCTGAATGCAACCCGGCTGTGTGTCCCCAACTGCATCTTCTATCCCTGCTTCCAGCACTGCTGCCTGGAGTCCCAGGGTTCTCAGAATCAGGCAGTGGTGACATTCAAGGTCCCAGGCATGAAGCCCGACTGCAGGTCCTCCCCCATCTCCAGGATTTGTGCCCAG GTAAATCTAAAAGCCCTGACTATTATAAAACAAAGATGA